From one Vigna radiata var. radiata cultivar VC1973A unplaced genomic scaffold, Vradiata_ver6 scaffold_155, whole genome shotgun sequence genomic stretch:
- the LOC106752515 gene encoding importin subunit alpha-9 isoform X1 has translation MADSGLTSNRRDPIKSSVGNAAASRRREHAVTVRKERRESLMRAKRLCRVGIGGGDFEVAIDSDMLIDEELSILESQTSVAVENLKSALAFQGKVAVKKRVGALQELRRLLSRSEFPPVESALKAGAVPILVQCLSFGSPDEQLLEAAWCLTNIAAGNPEETKALLPALPLLIAHLGEKSYPPVAEQCAWALGNVAGEGDELRNVLLVQGALLPLARMMLPDRGSTVRTAAWALSNLIKGPDPKAATELVRAEGVLEAIIRHLRKSDDELATEVAWVVVYLSALSNIATNMLLKSDVLELLVNKLSTSNSLPLMIPILRSLGNLIAGDSHAINGVLIPGREITGNAIEVLVKCLNCQNRVLKKEAAWVLSNIAAGLVEHKQLIYSSEAVPLLLKLLYATPFDIRKEVAYVLGNLCVAPTKGDGKPSLILEHMVSLVEKGCLPGFIDLIRSADIEAARLGLQFTELVLRGMPNGEGPKLVEQEDGIEAMERFQFHENEDLRTMANTLVDKYFGEDYGLDV, from the exons ATGGCCGATTCCGGTCTCACTTCTAACAGGAGGGATCCTATAAAGTCCTCAG tTGGGAATGCCGCCGCCAGTAGGAGACGAGAGCATGCAGTCACAGTTAGGAAAGAAAGGAGGGAATCGCTGATGCGAGCGAAAAGACTCTGCAGAGTGGGCATTGGTGGTGGCGATTTCGAAGTTGCCATTGACAGTGACATGTTAATTGATGAAGAGCTGTCTATTTTGGAGTCTCAGACTTCAGTAGCCGTGGAAAATTTGAAATCTGCCCTTGCTTTTCA GGGGAAGGTTGCGGTGAAGAAAAGAGTTGGGGCCCTTCAAGAATTAAGGCGTTTGCTATCAAGATCTGAATTTCCTCCTGTTGAGTCTGCTCTTAAAGCTGGAGCTGTACCCATTCTTGTGCAGTGTCTTTCGTTTGGTTCTCCAGATGAACAG TTGCTTGAGGCAGCTTGGTGTCTCACAAATATTGCTGCAGGGAATCCAGAAGAAACAAAAGCATTGTTGCCTGCCTTGCCCTTACTTATTGCTCATCTTGGGG AAAAGAGTTACCCACCTGTTGCTGAACAGTGTGCTTGGGCTCTAGGAAATGTGGCTGGTGAAGGTGATGAGCTGAGGAATGTTCTGCTTGTTCAAGGGGCTTTACTACCTCTTGCAAGAATGATGCTACCAGACAGAGGTTCTACTGTTAGAACAGCTGCCTGGGCTTTGTCTAACCTAATAAAG GGCCCAGATCCTAAAGCTGCTACAGAACTCGTTCGTGCTGAGGGAGTATTGGAGGCAATCATTCGGCACTTGAGGAAATC GGATGATGAGTTAGCCACTGAAGTAGCATGGGTGGTTGTTTATTTGTCTGCCCTTTCAAATATAGCTACCAACATGCTGCTGAAGAGTGATGTACTGGAATtacttgtaaataaattatcaacGTCAAACAGTTTGCCATTAATGATTCCG ATTTTGCGTAGTTTAGGTAATCTTATTGCTGGCGATTCCCATGCAATCAATGGGGTTCTCATTCCTGGACGTGAAATTACAG GTAATGCAATAGAAGTTCTTGTAAAATGTCTGAATTGTCAAAATAGGGTCTTAAAGAAg GAAGCAGCCTGGGTGCTGTCTAACATAGCTGCTGGTCTTGTTGAGCACAAACAGTTGATATATTCTAGTGAAGCAGTGCCTTTGCTATTGAAACTGCTTTATGCCACTCCATTTGATATAAGAAAAGAAGTGGCTTATGTATTAGGCAACCTTTGTGTTGCCCCGACTAAAGGTGATGGCAAGCCAAGTTTGATCCTGGAGCACATGGTTTCACTTGTTGAAAAAGGATGCTTGCCAGGTTTTATTGATTTGATTAGATCTGCTGATATTGAAGCTGCAAGGCTTGGACTTCAGTTCACAGAGCTC GTCCTGAGGGGGATGCCAAATGGCGAGGGCCCTAAGCTTGTAGAGCAAGAAGATGGGATTGAAGCCATGGAAAGATTTCAGTTTCATGAAAATGAAGATCTGAGGACTATGGCAAATACTCTAGTTGACAAATATTTTGGAGAAGACTATGGGCTTGATGTCTAG
- the LOC106752515 gene encoding importin subunit alpha-9 isoform X2 — translation MADSGLTSNRRDPIKSSVGNAAASRRREHAVTVRKERRESLMRAKRLCRVGIGGGDFEVAIDSDMLIDEELSILESQTSVAVENLKSALAFQGKVAVKKRVGALQELRRLLSRSEFPPVESALKAGAVPILVQCLSFGSPDEQLLEAAWCLTNIAAGNPEETKALLPALPLLIAHLGEKSYPPVAEQCAWALGNVAGEGDELRNVLLVQGALLPLARMMLPDRGSTVRTAAWALSNLIKGPDPKAATELVRAEGVLEAIIRHLRKSDDELATEVAWVVVYLSALSNIATNMLLKSDVLELLVNKLSTSNSLPLMIPILRSLGNLIAGDSHAINGVLIPGREITGNAIEVLVKCLNCQNRVLKKEAAWVLSNIAAGLVEHKQLIYSSEAVPLLLKLLYATPFDIRKEVAYVLGNLCVAPTKGDGKPSLILEHMVSLVEKGCLPGFIDLIRSADIEAARLGLQFTELVRDFNGPEGDAKWRGP, via the exons ATGGCCGATTCCGGTCTCACTTCTAACAGGAGGGATCCTATAAAGTCCTCAG tTGGGAATGCCGCCGCCAGTAGGAGACGAGAGCATGCAGTCACAGTTAGGAAAGAAAGGAGGGAATCGCTGATGCGAGCGAAAAGACTCTGCAGAGTGGGCATTGGTGGTGGCGATTTCGAAGTTGCCATTGACAGTGACATGTTAATTGATGAAGAGCTGTCTATTTTGGAGTCTCAGACTTCAGTAGCCGTGGAAAATTTGAAATCTGCCCTTGCTTTTCA GGGGAAGGTTGCGGTGAAGAAAAGAGTTGGGGCCCTTCAAGAATTAAGGCGTTTGCTATCAAGATCTGAATTTCCTCCTGTTGAGTCTGCTCTTAAAGCTGGAGCTGTACCCATTCTTGTGCAGTGTCTTTCGTTTGGTTCTCCAGATGAACAG TTGCTTGAGGCAGCTTGGTGTCTCACAAATATTGCTGCAGGGAATCCAGAAGAAACAAAAGCATTGTTGCCTGCCTTGCCCTTACTTATTGCTCATCTTGGGG AAAAGAGTTACCCACCTGTTGCTGAACAGTGTGCTTGGGCTCTAGGAAATGTGGCTGGTGAAGGTGATGAGCTGAGGAATGTTCTGCTTGTTCAAGGGGCTTTACTACCTCTTGCAAGAATGATGCTACCAGACAGAGGTTCTACTGTTAGAACAGCTGCCTGGGCTTTGTCTAACCTAATAAAG GGCCCAGATCCTAAAGCTGCTACAGAACTCGTTCGTGCTGAGGGAGTATTGGAGGCAATCATTCGGCACTTGAGGAAATC GGATGATGAGTTAGCCACTGAAGTAGCATGGGTGGTTGTTTATTTGTCTGCCCTTTCAAATATAGCTACCAACATGCTGCTGAAGAGTGATGTACTGGAATtacttgtaaataaattatcaacGTCAAACAGTTTGCCATTAATGATTCCG ATTTTGCGTAGTTTAGGTAATCTTATTGCTGGCGATTCCCATGCAATCAATGGGGTTCTCATTCCTGGACGTGAAATTACAG GTAATGCAATAGAAGTTCTTGTAAAATGTCTGAATTGTCAAAATAGGGTCTTAAAGAAg GAAGCAGCCTGGGTGCTGTCTAACATAGCTGCTGGTCTTGTTGAGCACAAACAGTTGATATATTCTAGTGAAGCAGTGCCTTTGCTATTGAAACTGCTTTATGCCACTCCATTTGATATAAGAAAAGAAGTGGCTTATGTATTAGGCAACCTTTGTGTTGCCCCGACTAAAGGTGATGGCAAGCCAAGTTTGATCCTGGAGCACATGGTTTCACTTGTTGAAAAAGGATGCTTGCCAGGTTTTATTGATTTGATTAGATCTGCTGATATTGAAGCTGCAAGGCTTGGACTTCAGTTCACAGAGCTCGTAAGAGATTTCAATG GTCCTGAGGGGGATGCCAAATGGCGAGGGCCCTAA